ACGTGCGAAGCCGGTCAGGCGTCAGGCGTCGCTCGTCCGGCGTCACGCGGGAGCCGATGAGTCCGGAAGTCCGGGCTCATCGGCTCCCGTTCGTTGTCGGTGCTCCCAGGGGTGGGCGCGGGGCCGGGGGTCAGAGGTCGAGCACCGCGCGCAGCGCCTGGCTGACGCGTTCCATCACCGCCGTGTCGACCGGGCCGAGCAGCTTCGCGCCGTCGAAGCGCGTCACCCGCAACTGCTGGAGGTTGACCGCGACGGCCGTGGAGGGCAGCGGGTCGTCGATCACCACGGACATCGCCGTGTCGGGGTAGCGCCCGGCGTCGTGCAGGACGACGGTGAGCACCGCCCCGTACGCCTCCTCCAGACCGTCCAGCGAGACGATCAGGACGTTCCGCCCGTCCCCGAGCGTCCAGATCTCACCGCGTTTCACAGGGCGTCGCCCTCGCCGCCCAGGTCCTCGCCGAGGCCGAGGGAGGCGAGCCGGCGGGCCGAGTCCAGCACGGCCTGCCGCTGGGCGGCGCGCACGATGTAGGCGTTGAGGGACAGCCCGGCGGCTGCCGCGCCCGCCTTGATCGATGCGCTGATCTCGTCCGGGATACGGAGCGTCATGGCGGTCATGCGACCGAGCGTAGCAACCGGGCGGTGGTCCCACCATGTGGTGTCACTTCCTGAGACCGCCTGATGAAGCCGCCCGCCGGGACCACCTCCCGGGACCGTTCGCCGGGGCCGGCCGGCCGAACCGGTGAGGTCGGCGGGCAGCGGCGGCGACACGCGCCGGGACGCCCGTTTGCCGACCCGGCAAGGCCGCTTGGCCGGTGGCCGCGGCCCGGCGAATGATGGCCGTCGGAAACGATCACGCCGAGGAGGCTCCATGTCCGACCCCGTCACCCCGCCGCCCGCGCCGGCCACCGGCACGCCCGCCGTCGCCCCGCCCGGCGCCCGTCACCGCCTCGTGGACGTCCCCGGCGGCCGTATCCACCTGGTGGAACAGGGCTCCGGCCCCCTCGTGTTGCTGGTCCACGGCTTCCCCGAGTCCTGGTACTCCTGGCGCCACCAGCTCCCCGCGCTCGCCGCCGCCGGATACCGCGCGGTCGCGATCGACGTCCGCGGGTACGGACGCTCCTCCCGCCCCCCGGCCGTCGAGGACTACCGGATGCTCGCCCATGTCGCCGACAACGTCGGCGTCGTCCACGCCCTCGGTGCGAAGACGGCGACGATCGTCGGCCACGACTGGGGCTCCAACATCGCCGCCGGCTCGGCCCTCCTGCGCCCCGACGTGTTCACCGCGGTCGCCCTGCTGAGCGTGCCGTACGCGCCTCCCGGCGGACCCCGTCCGACCGCGCTGTTCGCCTCGATCGGCGGCGACGAGCAGTTCTACGTCAGCTACTTCCAGACCCCCGGCCGCGCCGAGGCCGAGATCGAGCCCGACGTCCGCGGCTGGCTGGCCGGGTTCTACACCGGGATCTCGGGGGACACGGCGCCGCCCGAGGGGGAGGGGAGCCTCTTCTTCGTACCGCCCGGCGGCAGGCTCCGCGACCGGTTCCCCGCGGGACCGCTGCCCGGGTGGCTCTCGGAGGCCGATCTCGACGTCTACGCGGGCGAGTTCGAGCGCACGGGTCTGACCGGGGCGCTCAACCGCTACCGCAACGTCGACCGGGACTGGGCGGACCTGGCCGCCTGGAACGGCGCGCCGCTGACCCAGCCCTCGCTGTTCATCGGCGGGTCCCGCGACGCCTCCCTCGCGTGGATGGCCGACGCCGTCGAGAACTACCCCGTCACCCTCCCCGGCCTCGTCTCCTCCCACATCCTCGACGGCTGCGGGCACTGGGTGCAGCAGGAGCGCGCCGAGGAGGTCGGCGGCCTGCTGGCCGAGTGGCTGGGCGCGCTGCCCACGCCGTGAACCTCGTGCACATCACCCGGACGGCGGTAGGCGCCCGCCGCGCCGGACCCACGGGGCACGGGCCGCCCGCGCCACCGCGAACGGAAGGCGCCGACACCGGACGCGCGGCGGAGCGGCACGTTACCCGCGGTCCGGCGGGGATCGCCGTCAAAACCCCCCGAAAGGAGGTGAAGCGGTCGAAGCGGTGAGAATGATCGGACCGAGCACGCTGATCAGTCCGATCAGGTCAAGGAGTGAAGTCAGTGGAGAACGCCGACGTCCGGCCGACCGGCCCCACGCTGCCGACGGGCCGTGGCGACCTCAGCTACGGGGTCGTCCGCGCCCTGCGGGGCCGCCCCGGTTCCGGGACCCCCCTTCCGGCGCGCACGGCGGCCGACGACGCCGCCCCCTACGGCGAGGACCTGCACCTCGCGCTCTACCTCTGCTACGAACTGCACTACCGCGGCTTCTGCGGAGTCGATCCCGCCTGGGAGTGGGACCCGGCCCTGCTCGCCTTCCGCGCCACTCTCGAACGCCACTTCCTCGACGCGCTGCGCGCCGACACCAAACGGCGCGCCGACGTCGACGAGGCGCTCGCCGACCTCCTGGTCGAACCGCCGGACGGGACGAGCGTGTCGCACTACCTCAGGGACGAGGGCGAGCTGTGGCACCTGCGCGAGTACGCCGCCCAGCGCTCCGTCCAGCATCTCAAGGAGGCCGATCCGTACGCCTGGGTGATTCCCCGGCTCCGGGGGCGGGCGAAGGCGGCGATGGCCGCCGTGGAGTTCGCCGAGTTCGGCGCGGGCCACGCCGGGCGGAGCCGCTCGCGGCTGTACGCGGATCTCATGACGGACCTCGGTCTGGACGCCGCGTACGGCCGCTATGTCGAGGTGACGACCGGCGAGATGCTGGCGAGCGTCAACCTGATGTCGATGTTCGGGCTGCACCGCGCGCTGCGCGGCGCGCTGGTGGGCCATCGCGCCGCGGTCGAGGCGGTGTCCGTCCCGGCGGCCCGCCGGCTCGCGGAGGCGATGCGGGGCGCGGGGGCGGGCGGGGCCGCCGTACGGTTCTACGGCGCGTACGCGCCCGACGACACGCCCTCCGGCGAGGGGACGCACGACCCCGCCGGTCACCTCACCGCCGATCCGGCTCTCGTGCGCCGTGAGGTGGTCGGCGGGCTGCTGGACGACGAGCCGTGGCTGGAGACCGACGTGGCGTTCGGGGTGGACGCCACCGGGGTGCTGGACGCGCGCCTGGCCGAGAGACTGCTCACCGCCTGGCGGGACGGACTGTCCGGGCTCCGTTCGTCCCGGTGAGCCGTCTCCGGCGTACCGGGAGTCCCCAGGCCCCGCACGTCACGTCACGTCACGGTGAAGGGTCGCCGCGACGCGCGGTGACGGCGGCCGTCCGTCCGTTCATGAACCGAGCGAGCGTGCCCGCACCGGCGCCGTGGGTGCCTGCTGGCCTCCGCTGGCCAGCATCCGCACCTCGCCCCGGTCGCTGATCTCCGCGCGTACGATCCCGGTCTCGTCCTCGTAGACGGGAAATCCGCCCGCCCCGGCCCTGGCCGTTCGCCGGACCGTCACCGCGTCCCGTTCCACGCCTTCCCGTGGAGCGGGGTCGGTCGGGTCCGCCGGAGCGGGTTCTTCGAACACCAGCTCGTAGCGTTCCGGGTATGCCATGGGAGCCTCCTCCCGCGATGGACGCCACCACCATCGTCACCCCGTCGGCCGATCCCCGCCTCCGGCGCCCACGGCCGCGCCGTCACGCGTCAGGCGGTCACAGCGCGTCACGGAAGTCGGCCAGCAGTTCCTTCGTACGCCGCGCCGACTCCGCGTGGGCCACCATCCGGTCCATGGCCTCCATGTGCTCGGAGACCTCGCTGTCCTCGTCGAGATACAGCGCCCCGGTCAGATACTCGATGTAGACCATGTCCGGGACCTCGGGGACGCCGAAGCGGAACAGGACGAAGGGGCTGTACGTGCCGGGATGGTGACCGGCCGCGAACTCGGCGATCTGGAGCGTCACGTTCGGCAGCTCGGACACCTCCAGCAGCCGGTCGACCTGTGCCCGCATCACGTCCCGCGAGCCGACGAACCGGCGCAGCACCGTCTCGTCCAGGACCGCCCAGAAGACGGGCGCGTCGGCGCGGGTCAGCAGCGCCTGCCGCTCCAGCCGCAGCGCCACCTGGCGTTCGACCCGGTCCGGTTTGTTGAGCTGCTGT
Above is a window of Streptomyces sp. NBC_01498 DNA encoding:
- a CDS encoding DUF6296 family protein; translation: MAYPERYELVFEEPAPADPTDPAPREGVERDAVTVRRTARAGAGGFPVYEDETGIVRAEISDRGEVRMLASGGQQAPTAPVRARSLGS
- a CDS encoding alpha/beta fold hydrolase — translated: MSDPVTPPPAPATGTPAVAPPGARHRLVDVPGGRIHLVEQGSGPLVLLVHGFPESWYSWRHQLPALAAAGYRAVAIDVRGYGRSSRPPAVEDYRMLAHVADNVGVVHALGAKTATIVGHDWGSNIAAGSALLRPDVFTAVALLSVPYAPPGGPRPTALFASIGGDEQFYVSYFQTPGRAEAEIEPDVRGWLAGFYTGISGDTAPPEGEGSLFFVPPGGRLRDRFPAGPLPGWLSEADLDVYAGEFERTGLTGALNRYRNVDRDWADLAAWNGAPLTQPSLFIGGSRDASLAWMADAVENYPVTLPGLVSSHILDGCGHWVQQERAEEVGGLLAEWLGALPTP
- a CDS encoding toxin-antitoxin system HicB family antitoxin, with translation MTAMTLRIPDEISASIKAGAAAAGLSLNAYIVRAAQRQAVLDSARRLASLGLGEDLGGEGDAL
- a CDS encoding helix-turn-helix domain-containing protein — protein: MSEPRSAPTIGQIVLSRQLLALRDQAGLSREQAGRLLRVTSATIRRMEMAEVGLKVPYLQILLPAYGVPHDEVEVFLRLADEANRPGWWQRFHDVLPDWFSGYVSLEEAATTIRCYEPHFVPGLLQTEAYARHVLTAGALGQQLNKPDRVERQVALRLERQALLTRADAPVFWAVLDETVLRRFVGSRDVMRAQVDRLLEVSELPNVTLQIAEFAAGHHPGTYSPFVLFRFGVPEVPDMVYIEYLTGALYLDEDSEVSEHMEAMDRMVAHAESARRTKELLADFRDAL
- a CDS encoding iron-containing redox enzyme family protein, with protein sequence MENADVRPTGPTLPTGRGDLSYGVVRALRGRPGSGTPLPARTAADDAAPYGEDLHLALYLCYELHYRGFCGVDPAWEWDPALLAFRATLERHFLDALRADTKRRADVDEALADLLVEPPDGTSVSHYLRDEGELWHLREYAAQRSVQHLKEADPYAWVIPRLRGRAKAAMAAVEFAEFGAGHAGRSRSRLYADLMTDLGLDAAYGRYVEVTTGEMLASVNLMSMFGLHRALRGALVGHRAAVEAVSVPAARRLAEAMRGAGAGGAAVRFYGAYAPDDTPSGEGTHDPAGHLTADPALVRREVVGGLLDDEPWLETDVAFGVDATGVLDARLAERLLTAWRDGLSGLRSSR